One window of the Salvelinus fontinalis isolate EN_2023a chromosome 2, ASM2944872v1, whole genome shotgun sequence genome contains the following:
- the LOC129816090 gene encoding LOW QUALITY PROTEIN: centrosomal protein CCDC61-like (The sequence of the model RefSeq protein was modified relative to this genomic sequence to represent the inferred CDS: deleted 1 base in 1 codon): MHSRLMNRYIQQWRRLPNCQVCRRCNQSREMEVGSVVQEDITFRGVGFAVKIELEEGLLIVEISDAMTADQWRGEFDPAYIEDLTRKTGNFKQFPIFCSMLESAVSNSSESVTLDLLTYADLELLRNRKAGVVGRPRAQQQSPNLSAKRYLILIYTVEFDRIHYPLPLPYHGKPDPAALQKEIRALKTELNAIANHAGHKPAEPEIRRLRAELALVREEKEALTKALERLQIVGVGSTSGGGARGLREVVRSLEDQLLRERAKSQRSATKRGQEQRLLLEQLEELRASERALRIRVKSLTNELALLRRGLVNLSIRLTPALSGRSASRGDGEIRRSLSRERSLGRVVVRAHSGSRERTEERGRRSEGRRADSSGPRSHVSRPSPSPTGSRAPRFDPTAYIQDRQRRLREGELKNQRKVRRDMLASPVLERGRSRSREAYPQLTRAGSGSRGRSLSIESRRSRQSSVNSLVELDELTIGGRKQTYNGPTMPRGNLTRKPHCSTPTRRIRSDKEGSIDGADLSEIDARLQALQDYMRDLDTGH; the protein is encoded by the exons ATGCATTCCCGGTTAATGAACCGCTACATTCAACAGTGGCGGCGGCTTCCAAACTGTCAG GTCTGTAGACGTTGC AACcaaagcagagagatggaggtggGCTCAGTGGTACAGGAGGACATTACTTTCCGAGGAGTAGGGTTTGCTGTGAAGATAGAGCTAGAAGAAGGATTGCTAATAGTCGAGATATCTGATGCAATGACAGCTGACCAGTGGAGGGGAGAGTTTGATCCAGCCT ACATCGAAGACCTCACTCGCAAAACAGGCAACTTCAAGCAATTTCCCATCTTCTGCAGCATGTTGGAATCTGCTGTTAGTAAT TCTAGTGAGTCTGTTACCCTTGACCTCTTGACCTATGCTGACCTGGAGCTCCTGCGGAACCGGAAAGCTGGGGTTGTTGGTCGTCCGCGTGCCCAACAGCAATCTCCTAACCTCAGTGCCAAAAGATACCTCATCCTTATCTACACTGTTGAATTTGACAG GATCCACTACCCCCTGCCTCTGCCCTACCATGGCAAGCCTGACCCTGCTGCCCTGCAGAAGGAGATCAGAGCCCTGAAGACTGAGCTAAATGCCATTGCCAACCATGCAGGTCACAAACCAGCAGAGCCAGAGATACGCCGGCTACGGGCAGA aCTCGCCTTggtgagagaagagaaggaggccCTGACCAAGGCTCTGGAGCGTCTGCAGATAGTGGGGGTTGGCTCCACTTCTGGAGGAGGGGCTCGGGGGCTCAGAGAGGTGGTCAGGAGTTTAGAGGACCAGCTCCTCAGAGAGAGGGCCAAGAGTCAGCGCTCTGCCACCAAGAGGGGTCAGGAGCAGCGCCTCCTACTGGAGCAG TTGGAGGAGCTAAGAGCATCGGAGCGAGCTCTCCGGATTCGCGTTAAGAGTTTGACCAATGAGCTGGCGTTGCTTAGGCGAGGGTTAGTCAATCTAAGCAT TAGGTTGACCCCTGCCCTCTCTGGGCGCAGTGCCTCACGGGGTGATGGGGAGATCAGGCGCTCACTGTCACGGGAGCGCAGTTTGGGACGTGTTGTGGTCAGGGCTCACTCAGGGTCCagggagaggacagaagagaggggTCGAAGGTCAGAAGGTCGTAGGGCAGACTCCTCAGGGCCCCGCTCGCATGTTTCCAGACCCTCACCTTCTCCCACAG GTTCGCGAGCACCACGCTTTGACCCCACTGCATATATCCAGGACAGACAGCGCCGACTGAGAGAGGGGGAGCTCAAAAA ccagAGGAAGGTCCGGAGGGACATGCTAGCATCGCCTGTTCTGGAGAGGGGCCGATCTCGGTCCAGGGAGGCATATCCCCAGCTAACCAGGGCAGGCAGTGggagcagagggaggagtttatcAATAGAGAGTAGGAGGAGCAGACAGTCCTCTGTGAATTCATTGGTGGAGTTGGATGAGTTGACAATCGG AGGAAGGAAGCAGACCTACAATGGTCCAACCATG CCCAGAGGAAATTTGACCAGGAAGCCCCATTGCAGTACTCCCACACGCAGGATACGATCAGACAAAG AGGGCTCCATAGATGGGGCTGACCTGTCTGAGATCGATGCCCGGTTGCAGGCATTACAGGACTACATGAGGGACCTGGACACGGGACACTAA